The Plasmodium knowlesi strain H genome assembly, chromosome: 14 region TTGCCTTCCCCTTTATGGACACTGTCCACAGAGCTGTTGAGGCGAATTCACATTACGTTCGCTATGGGTGTGCTATTTGAGGTAGTAAATGTTCTTAATGAGTAACGTCCGGAAGGACCAATtagtaaacttttttttccgatcaTCATGCTTGATTCAAAATTGGGCAAAATCTTTCTATACGAACGTTCCTCACTACTTCTACAAATTCAGGTGCAAATATACAGAAATGTGGGACAATATAAAGTATAAACGTTCACAACACTCAggaggggtaaaaaaaaaaaaaaaaaaaaaaaaaaaaaaaaaaaatttgagggagagttcacatttaaaatcCATGTGCTCAATAAGTTCCTTACACATTTTGATGAGCCCCAGAAAAGGCATCTTTTTATTTGAATTTGTTCTATGCAACGGTCGGTGTGCTCAATTTTTACAGAGAgacatgaattttttttgcaaaacaaattatttttatcccTATAAAAGGATGATAATTCACCCagtaaatgaaaaaatcatgatctctttttttctttttgttctttttgaaaaaaaaaaaaaaaaaaacacacacaagtCTCTCAACCTCTCTGATACATTTTGAAACTTCTTCATCATAAGCCTTtacatgcagaaaaaaaggaaggctaTTTGAACATTCCAGCTGGCCAAAGGGGTTAATATTCATCTGTCCACTTgatacttcctttttttttattttattttttatttttttagttgtttattttttacacattaaGCAAAACATAATTTGCCTTGCACACTGTGAATGATTTCTCTTTCCGCACATCATATTGAAGGAAGctctttttgttcatatgcTTAAGTTAtgtacaagaaaaaaaaaaaaaaaaagacaacagTTTGATTCACTCTCTTTTatgttttgttaattttttactttaacgtattagcatttttatatttttcaaagtCCACGCATCACATGTTTTAGGCTCACGGGAGCTCTGCAAACAcctgtacacacatacatatatacattcataTACGTACTCATAGGGGCGCCTACGCAATTATGAACACTTTCGTaaagtttaatttttcccctgcGTTACTCCTGCACGTATAAAGATACGCTTCGCATAAATCGTCCCATCCATTTGCTGCAGCATTTGTCACGCCACTCGTAACTCTACTGCCGATTCGTAGCCAAACTTGCCCGCAAACAAAGACCGCCACCAACCATGTCGAACATTGCCCGCTACTTTTGTCTTCTGGTGCTCCTACTGAGCCCTCCCGTTCGGAGCCGTGGATACGTGTGTGACTTCTCGTCGTCCAAGTACAACCTGGACTTCGATGACTACTACGCAGATGTCACGTGCTATCACGAAATTGGCCAAGGAGACACGATCGGAGTGATTATCCCCAAATACAGAGATGGAAGAGaaaacacacacattttAACGCAGTGCTTTGAAGAAATTTCATTAAACAAATCAGGGAATAATCCAGTGTCCATATACAACGTATTTAACCATGATGAAATCCAAGTGTCCGTTTCAAATTCGTTATACGATACAGAATATCTATcatcaattttaaaaataaaaaatgtgcagaaaaataattatatccATTGCGTGTtccaaaacaaaaatgaaaaaaataaggaaatccACAAAGGAGTGGCAAAAATTGCAGTAAAAAATTACCCAGTtcagaataaaaatttatccAACAAACACGTCGTTGATTTATATAACCAACTGAATTTAAGTGAAGACAATTCGAAAAACAAATACAGAGTGACAGCTGAGCCTGGACATATACTTTACATATTGGGGAGTAAATTGgctaatggaaaaaatgtctatTTTGACAAAAAGTGTCCTATCCATTTTGAACATATAGGAGATATTTACAAACATGTTTTTCCTATCATtaacgaagaagaagtacTGTACGACTGTCCAATGTATTatgatgagaaggaaaaaaaaatctccgtAGGAAACCTGATTGTCACTTTTGAAGCCAGACCTCCAAGTATAAAATCCATCAGTAaagacattttaaaaaaacacataaaaTATGATATTGATAGAAAGCTGCATGATATTTTAAATGGCACAGATTACACCATGGGCCATATGGGAAATGTAGATGGAGACAATGATAATCAATACATGGAACAGAGCatagaaataaatgaaacgCAAACATCTAACCTTCAATCCGTTAGCCTAGGCAAAGAACACTGTAATAATGATAAATGTATAGATTTGTTTGAAAACTCAAATTGCTCTTCCCTTTGCGGAAATGGATACAGACTCCGTGATGGCTATGATGTACGCTACGATATCCAATCTATCATTCCCTGTAACCATGGGGATTGTACTCCTGAAGATTTCATTGAGCCCCTTGTCATTTTCGCTTGGACCTCCattgttttcttttgcatCATGATTACCCTTTTGATCATCACCATTTATTCCCTTCTGCATGCTAGTAAGCAGAAGGTGGCCGATCCCTTCTTTAACTACGACTCTAACATTAGATCCTCGGGTGCCTTGTGAGGAGGTAGCAGTCCTCGATCAGGAGAGGCCAAACCGTATGAGGGGGGACCTCACCAATTGGACATTCATCAAGTTACCAAAAAAATCGCAAATTAGGGACCATATTTGCATATAAGCACCATCCATAATACTGcgatttcttcttctttttttttctttttttttatcttacctcttttacacttttaaaaataaaacaattcTGTGCATATTTTCTAGGTTTTTTACGTTGGCCACTTTGTCTGCTTTGTTTTGCGTTGATTTGAGTTTATTCGATTTGATTTGTCtcaatttcttttcatttttttttttcttctcacttTTACAACACTctgaaaaatttaacaaaattaagaTGATGTTACATACCTTATCGGACATGCGGTAGGATGCCATCGGATGGGATGGTAGAGGCCTCTTAACCCGtcaaacacacacacaccgtATATTTGGGGGAGGTACTTAACGGCAAAAGGGTTTACGTGTGAATGTTTTGTAAGGAGGAATATATCTGCCACATTTTGGAGAAGTCTGCAcgtgtgttcacatttacgCTTGGACTTAGCATCCAACATGTTTCCACTGAGATTCCATTGTGAAGAAAGCCTTccatttgcctttttttttttttttttttttttttctccgaaTTTACAGTGGTAATTGGAAAGAGTGCATAAAAGAGGTGCCAAGCGAAAAGTGCCCCATTCCCGCATATCGATGCCATTCCTAAAGAGTACATTAAGGATAGAAAATTTGCGCccaatattttttccctttcgttCATTTTCCACACCTCGTGGGTGGTTTGCATTACTGAATTGTTTTATAATTTGTGAGTCGTTGTGTAGTATAATAtactgtttttcttttttttctccattttggcgTAACACTTTTCACCAGTTCTCCACACCATCTTGCATGCCCATGCCGCGTGAAAGCATGCGAGCAGCCCTTCCTCCTCCGGCACCTAGAAACTTAAAAACACACAAATGAGGGGAACCTACATGTGGATATTATACTGCAGAACAAAGCATCTGCGGATTCGcgattccttccctttctcgAAGCTGCGTGCTGAACAATTTGCAGACAAATTTGTGCGCAATTATGGTGACATTATTAATGGTGTAAAAAATGAGCTAAACATTATGTGTAGTTTTTGTAACATGTCCATGGGAATGGTTCATGTGTCTCTCTGCGAAAGTGCGATCGGCAGCCCTATCACCCCTGTCGATGGATGCGATTGTACCTTTGAGCATAAGCCAGAACATCGCCTCAGTCACGGTGCCCATGACGCACCCTCAGAGAACGACCAGCTAGAGCAAAATACACAACCCGAGAAGAAGGGAACTTCTAAATTAGCAACCTATCTAATTATTTACTACGTTAAAGAATATGTGAAATATGTTGCCCATTCtttacttcatttttgttttaatttatgTGATACAATTTTTCGGaccctttttgttttgccAAAGAGCTATTTAGAATTTCCAAAGCAGTTAGATTATTATTCGTCCATTTCGGACAACCTTTTGACCAGCTTTGTTACGATTTATAAAATCTACAAACAAAATGACTCTTCAGAATTTCGCTTTAAGTTAGATCAACTGGCATTCCTCGGTTCTGGATTCATTTACGACAAAAGAGGTACAAACATATgcacagcaaaaaaaaaaaaaaaaaaaaaaaaaaaaaaaaaaacacttagCAAGTGTATGTTGGGAGCACATTTGAACTTACTGTTTGTTCAAAGGGTGGAATTTTGCTCCTCGAAAAAAGATGTACTACGGGGCGAAGTTTATTCAACCCATTATTTCCCCCACAATATTTAATCGCTTAAATTGCTATGTACCTTTTCATGGAAATTTTCTTCGCtatacccattttttttttttttttttcccatttttcttcgCGCGAAAAGGATACGTTCTAACGGCTGCACATAACATAACGGTAAAGAAATGACTACACAGGCACGTTACGTCTTGGCAACTGGCGACGTATCAACGTGTCTTAGTTGCCTTCcgacaaaaaaatgcactctTAGCACTTACCCATTTCGtcccttcaaaaaaaaaaaaaaaaaaaaactcctgaAGAATACAGAGGGAACATTCGTTatcaaaaatgaagacaacTTTTATGTGGCAACCGTGGCTGGTTTGCACAGGGGTAACCTTTCTATACCTAGCACTCATGGAAGGAGGAACCAACTACCGTTGGAGAAATTCCCCCTTAACAGCTACCATACGGGTTGTTCCTATGGCCATGCGTATAGTTACAcacgtatacatacacatacacacacacacacgcacattttttttcatacactTCTCCACGCACTATCACCAAATGGCAGAATCAGACATATGCGTCATGAAAATTATCTCGGAGGAACAGTTTAACCACATACCTCTAAGTAAGAGACATACAAATAATGCGCGCAAAGGCCTCCTTTTCATTGAACACTTTATGTATAATCCAATTTTAAACTTAGACCCCAGCAGGGAAGGCCTCCTTTTCATTGAGCACTTTATGTATAATCCAATTTTAAACTTAGACCCCAGCAGGGAATTGTTGAAGCCAGGAGAAACAGTAATCACTTATGGACAAATACAGGTATTCGCACTTgtgtgtttcattttttttttttttttttttttttttttctggttgCTCCcccattattattattttgttgcAGCCTGAATGTGTTCCCACATGTGGGCTAAAAGGCGACTCCATTTTCCTTGCGAACATTTTTAGAATTTCGATAAAGGGACCTGCAGTATCGGTGTCGTAAATCAACCTAGACAGACCTTCACCAAATTTGAAAACTTTtccgaaaaggaaaaaacctGTTTATATCCCTTTATTCAAATAAGCAATCCGATTAACAAAGGTTAGCATTTCTTGGCAATGGGGCCACATACATCGAGTTGCAATCAGGTTGTATGAGTAACTCACCCAGGTGAACCGCTTAGCCACATGAACATCATTTGCGCACCTCTAATTTTAAGGCATGTCGGGATCGCCACTAATCGACAAGCATGGAAATCTCGTAGGaatgatacaaaaaaaaatagataatTACGGGTATGCAATGAAGAAGCGCGTCgcagaatgaacaaaaacaaaatgattaCTCTCACGAATCAATTCaatttggtaaaaaaaaaaaaaaaaaattataatttatgGTAATCCTCTCACCCTTGTGTTTTCCATTTAATAAACAGATTGGCCTTACCCgtgaatattttaaaaaacatcACAACCCACTTGCAAGAAGAAGGGACATACAAGGAACCATTTCTGGGTGCTtattcgaaaaaataaaataaacaaaaatatataaatgtatgccAAAgggcacatatacatgtacacatatgtgcgtACATGTACACGCAACAACTCTTCGTGTGGACAACCAACCTCTGCATTGCCATCATAAATGCCATCAGGAATTGTCTtgagagaaaaagaacaaagtaTCTCCGCagtttataaaaattgcaaaaatggtAATGACAATTACACAGGCAAATTCTGCcttcaaatatatatatatatatatatatatatatatatgtttatcaGCCGAGCAACACTTATTTgcgtctcttttttttcttgttttcttTAATGACCAT contains the following coding sequences:
- a CDS encoding sporozoite surface protein 3, putative, coding for MSNIARYFCLLVLLLSPPVRSRGYVCDFSSSKYNLDFDDYYADVTCYHEIGQGDTIGVIIPKYRDGRENTHILTQCFEEISLNKSGNNPVSIYNVFNHDEIQVSVSNSLYDTEYLSSILKIKNVQKNNYIHCVFQNKNEKNKEIHKGVAKIAVKNYPVQNKNLSNKHVVDLYNQLNLSEDNSKNKYRVTAEPGHILYILGSKLANGKNVYFDKKCPIHFEHIGDIYKHVFPIINEEEVLYDCPMYYDEKEKKISVGNLIVTFEARPPSIKSISKDILKKHIKYDIDRKLHDILNGTDYTMGHMGNVDGDNDNQYMEQSIEINETQTSNLQSVSLGKEHCNNDKCIDLFENSNCSSLCGNGYRLRDGYDVRYDIQSIIPCNHGDCTPEDFIEPLVIFAWTSIVFFCIMITLLIITIYSLLHASKQKVADPFFNYDSNIRSSGAL
- a CDS encoding trypsin-like serine protease, putative; its protein translation is MRGTYMWILYCRTKHLRIRDSFPFSKLRAEQFADKFVRNYGDIINGVKNELNIMCSFCNMSMGMVHVSLCESAIGSPITPVDGCDCTFEHKPEHRLSHGAHDAPSENDQLEQNTQPEKKGTSKLATYLIIYYVKEYVKYVAHSLLHFCFNLCDTIFRTLFVLPKSYLEFPKQLDYYSSISDNLLTSFVTIYKIYKQNDSSEFRFKLDQLAFLGSGFIYDKRGYVLTAAHNITNTEGTFVIKNEDNFYVATVAGLHRESDICVMKIISEEQFNHIPLNPSRELLKPGETVITYGQIQNFDKGTCSIGVVNQPRQTFTKFENFSEKEKTCLYPFIQISNPINKGMSGSPLIDKHGNLVGMIQKKIDNYGLALPVNILKNITTHLQEEGTYKEPFLGIVLREKEQSISAVYKNCKNEELKIQDVLVNSPADVAGITKGDIMLRINNTKIKNICDVHEILNSTSDGYVTVDIIRHGKNKKIKVKM